The following coding sequences are from one Gadus morhua chromosome 10, gadMor3.0, whole genome shotgun sequence window:
- the lingo2 gene encoding leucine-rich repeat and immunoglobulin-like domain-containing nogo receptor-interacting protein 2, producing MMASCWPLFLGLALLAVLLGAARGCPSRCECSAQSKGVVCHRKRMPSIPDGIPIETRLLDLSKNKLTMINPDDFSAFPGLEELDLSGNIVSYVEPGAFNALFTMHTLSLKSNRIKLIPLGVFTGLTNLTRLDISDNKIVILLDYMFQDLHNLRFLEVGDNDLVYISHRAFSGLSSLEILTLERCNLSVVPTEALSHLHNLVSLHLRHLGISSLHPYSFKKLFRLQHLEIDNWPSLDLVPVNSLHGLNLTTLFITNTNLSAFPSQALKHLPFLTHLNLSFNRIRHIEAGMLLELVRLRELHLVGAQLSSIEPHAFQGLRWLRILNVSHNHLDTLEKGVFQAPEALEVLLIDHNPLVCDCRLMWLLQKRQFVFFGEAQPECSTPEGIRGRAFKEFKEMLLSYYVTCTKPKIRENRTQTVTVDEGQQALLRCTAEGTPRPTVSWLSPRRRLLTSKSHGRVRVHGNGTLEIVSAEVQDSGVYLCLASNTAGNDSLMTSLAVKSLGSLYANRTQYHADTGNATGNGTANITLGLDLKTILVSTAMGCFTFLGVVLFCFLLLFVWSRGKGKHKNNIDVEYVPRSKSNGTNVDSADAQAGPRRFNMKMM from the coding sequence ATGATGGCCTCATGCTGGCCCCTGTTCCTGGGTCTGGCCCTGCTGGCGGTCCTGCTCGGTGCCGCTCGGGGCTGTCCATCCCGCTGCGAGTGCTCCGCCCAGAGCAAGGGGGTGGTCTGCCACCGCAAGCGCATGCCAAGCATCCCAGACGGCATCCCCATCGAGACTCGGCTCCTGGACCTCAGCAAGAACAAGCTGACCATGATCAACCCCGACGACTTTTCTGCCTTCCCCGgtctggaggagctggacctgagcggGAACATCGTGAGCTACGTGGAGCCGGGCGCCTTCAACGCTCTGTTCACCATGCACACGCTCAGCCTCAAGAGCAACCGCATCAAGCTGATCCCCCTGGGAGTGTTCACAGGATTGACCAACCTCACAAGGCTGGACATCAGCGATAACAAGATAGTGATCCTGTTGGATTACATGTTCCAGGACCTGCACAACCTGAGGTTCCTGGAGGTGGGGGACAACGACCTGGTTTACATTTCTCACCGTGCATTCAGCGGACTCTCCAGCCTGGAGATACTGACTCTGGAGCGGTGCAACCTGAGCGTGGTGCCCACGGAGGCGCTGTCCCACCTGCACAACCTGGTGAGCCTCCACCTGAGGCACCTCGGCATCAGCTCCCTGCACCCGTACTCCTTCAAGAAGCTGTTCCGCCTGCAGCACCTAGAGATCGACAATTGGCCCTCCCTGGACCTGGTCCCGGTCAACTCCCTGCATGGCCTCAACCTGACCACCCTCTTCATTACCAACACCAACCTGTCCGCCTTCCCCTCCCAGGCGCTGAAGCACCTGCCCTTCCTGACGCACCTCAACCTGTCCTTCAACCGCATCCGCCACATCGAGGCGGGGATGCTGCTGGAGCTGGTGCGGCTGCGGGAGCTGCACCTGGTGGGGGCGCAGCTGTCCAGCATCGAGCCCCACGCCTTCCAGGGCCTCCGCTGGCTCCGGATCCTCAACGTGTCCCACAACCACCTGGACACCCTGGAGAAGGGTGTGTTCCAGGCGCCCGAGGCCTTGGAGGTGCTGCTGATCGACCACAACCCCCTGGTGTGCGACTGCCGGCTCATGTGGCTCCTCCAGAAGCGTCAGTTCGTGTTCTTCGGCGAGGCGCAGCCGGAGTGCAGCACACCAGAGGGGATCCGCGGCCGCGCCTTCAAGGAGTTCAAGGAGATGCTGCTGTCCTACTATGTGACGTGCACCAAGCCCAAGATCCGGGAGAACCGGACGCAGACGGTGACGGTGGACGAGGGCCAGCAGGCCCTGCTGCGCTGTACGGCCGAAGGGACCCCACGGCCCACCGTGTCCTGGCTGTCGCCGAGGAGACGCCTGCTCACCAGCAAAAGCCACGGGAGGGTCCGCGTCCACGGCAACGGGACGCTGGAGATCGTGTCGGCGGAGGTACAGGACAGCGGCGTGTACCTCTGCCTGGCGTCCAACACAGCGGGGAACGACTCCCTGATGACCTCGCTGGCGGTGAAGAGCTTAGGGTCGCTCTACGCCAACAGGACCCAGTACCACGCCGACACCGGCAATGCCACCGGCAACGGCACCGCCAACATCACCCTGGGCTTGGACCTTAAGACTATCCTGGTGTCGACGGCCATGGGCTGCTTCACCTTCCTTGGGGTAGTGTTGTTCTGCTTCCTGCTCCTGTTTGTGTGGAGCCGGGGCAAAGGGAAGCATAAAAACAACATTGACGTGGAGTATGTTCCGCGCTCCAAGTCCAACGGGACCAACGTGGATTCGGCCGACGCACAGGCCGGGCCACGCCGCTTCAACATGAAGATGATGTAA